The Myxococcaceae bacterium JPH2 nucleotide sequence CGCTGAACCGACTCTTCTTCACCGCCTGCCTCCGTCGTAACCGGAGCGACATCCTCTCAAGCTTCAGGTGGTCCGATAATCCCAGGGCATGTCAGGTCCACGACGCCGTCTGCACACCGCCAGGGGGCGTCCTCATGTCGCCCGCGGTTTCGGATTCGCGGTACACCGGCGCGCAGCTCTCGGTGTCGCTCGGGTATCGCGTCACCCGCCACTTCACGTTCAACGCCGAGTCCGCGCACGTCGTCGCCGGCCCCTCGCTGCGGGCAGTCACCGGACAAGACGTTGACTTCCTGGGTACCTGGACGACCTTCACCTACTGACCGACGGCACCGCCCCTCTCGATGACCCCGACCTCCTCGCCTCCGCCGCTGCTGATTCCCACCGCCCTGGCATTCATCGCCGGCTACGCGGACGCCGTCACCTTCGTCGGCGCGAGAGGAATCTTCTGCGCGCACGTCACCGGCAACTTCGTCGTGCTCGCGGCGGACCTCGCGCGCCATGCGAATGCCGACGAGTGGCTCAAGCTGGCGACCTTTCCCATCTTCGTCCTGGCCGTCTTCCTCTCCACGCACCTGCACCGTCGGGTGGAACGGTCCGCGCGGTTGCTCCTGCTCCTCCAAGCCGCGGCCTTTGGCGCGGCGGCCGCTGTCCCCCTGGCCTTCACGGGGAACACGGCGCATTGGTTCGTCGTGGTCCTCGCGGTCGTCGCCATGGGGATGCAGAACGCGATGCACCGGGTGGCTCCCGCGCTGGGACCGATGACGACCGTGATGACCGGCAACGTCACGCAGTGGTTCGTGGAGAAGGTGATCCCCGGCGCCCCGGAGAACGTTGGCAAGCATCGCTCACTGGGGCTCATCATCCTGGCGTTCGCGCTGGGGTGCCTGGGTGGAGCCTTTGGGGTCCACCACTTGGGGTTCGCGGCGTTCGTCGCGCCGATGGGGCTCTCGCTGCTGGTGCGCAGCCGGCTGTAGCGGCCCTGTCGCCCTCGGGCGTCTACTATCGGAGGCGTGCTTCTTTCGCGCACAGTTGGGCGAGTTGCTTCAGCAGCCAGCGATGCGCCGGACCGAACACGGTGTCGCTGCGGTAGATGGCCAGGAGGCTGAGCGAGTCTTCGTGATTGCCCCAGGCCGTCGTTCGGAGGACGACCAGCGTGCCCTTGCGCAGGTCCTCGCGAATCAAGTGCTCCGGCAGGTTGTCCCAGCCGAGTCCCGCGCGCAGCATTTCATGCTTGGTGTAGAGGTCCCCGACGCGCCAGGTCCGCGGCGACGGGCGACAGAGTCTGCACCTCGAGCCCCCGTGCCAGCCCCGCTGGGGTTGCGACGCCAAGGGTGGCCGAGCCGTCGAGCACACGAGCGGAGACGGCGGACCGCACCTGGGTGTTGATGCGGAGATCGACCGCGGGGAACTCCTGGGTGAACGTGGTGCAGAGGCGGATGAGCGCCTTCTGGGGAAAGTAGGCATCCAGGCACAGGGACACCGCGGCATCGACCCCCATCGACATGCCGGAGGTGATTTCCTCAACGACGGCGCTGCCGTACGTATCGGGCTGAAGAAGACGGCGACCGACCTCATCGCCGTCTTGTCTATCGCTGGCTGCCACGGCATTCCGCGGACGGACGCAATGACAACCCTGGCCGCGCCCAGCGCCCCCGGCCTACGGCGACGCGGTGGGGTCCGCGAAGCGCGGATCCGTGAGGAACGCCGTGTCCGTGAGGGACTCCAGGAACGCGAGGAGGTCTGCCTTCTCCTGCGCCGTCAGCGTGAAGCCCATCACGAAGCCACTCTGGTAGCGATTGGGCGCGCCCTGGTTGTCCTTTCGGGCCCGCCCTCCCGCGGCGTAGTGGTCCAAGGCATCGGACAGCGTCGCCACGCTGCCGTCGTGCATGTACGGCGCGGTGACGGCCACGTTGCGCAGGGAGGGTGCCTTGAAGCGGCCCATGTCGTCCGCACGGCCCGTCAGCTCGATGAGCCCCCGGTCCGTCGCGGGATAGGCCCCCGTCCCGTCCTCGTTGTAGAGCCCCGTGTTGTGGAATGGCAGCAGGGGCTCCGTCGTGGCCTCGTGTCGCGTGGCGTCCTGGAAGTTGAAGCCCGAGTGACAGTGGTCGCACTCCAATCGCTCGGAAAGGAACAGCTCCAGGCCCCGCTTGGCCGACGCACTCAGCGCGTCCACCGCGCCGCCCTGCAGGTAGCGATCGTAGGGCGACGTGCCGGAGATGAGCGTGCGCTGGAAGGACGCCAGCGCGCGCGTCACCGTCGCCAGGGACACCGGCGTCGCCTCGTCCGGAAACGCCTGGGCGAAGCGCGCCGTCAGTTGCGAGTCCTCCCGCAGCCGCGTGAGCAGCACCTCCTCTTTGTCCGCGAAGCCCAGCTCCACGGGCTCCGTGCCGAACAGCGGCGTCAGGGCCTGAGCCTCCAGCGTGGTGAGCGCGGGATTGGCCCAGGTGAGGCTCGTGGCATAAGCCACGTTGACCAGCGCCTGGGCATTGCGGCGGTGAACCTGTCCCGTGCTCCCCACCGCATGAACGCGTCCGTCGGAGAAGGCACGGGCCTGCTCATGGCAGGAGGCACAGGCCTGGGTGCCATTGAGGGACAAGCGCTTGTCGTAGAACAGGCGCCGCCCCAGCTCCACCTTCGCGTCGGTCATCGGGTTGTCCGCGGGCACGCTCGGCGTGGGGAAGCCCGCGGGCAGCTTCCAGACATATCCCGGCGTGGGCTCAGGGACCGTGGGCGGCGTGGACTCGCCGCACGCCCCCAGGAGCGCCGCCGTGGGCAGCAAACACAACCATCGTCGTGACATGGGCAGACGTTCCTTCTCTACTCGGCGCGGATGAAGCGCTGGCCCGCGGGATTGGCCGCCAGGTCGCCGAACGCGAGCCCCAGCCGCGCGAACACCGGCGCGCAGTCCGGATCCTCCTGCTGCGACATGCAGCCCTCGGCCGTATTCGGCACGGAGGCGTTCATGTCCAGGTTCGAGTCCGCGAAGAGCACCGCCAGGTCCATCACCACCTTGCTCGACCCGGGCGTGAAGTGCTCCAGCCGGACCTCGGCGCGGTTGTCATGGGCGCAGCCCGCCGTGCCCGAGGTCTGCCCCGCGGGGGGCGGCGCGCAGTCCGTACTCCCCAGGTGCATGAAGTAGCCCGTGGGCACCCCCGCCGTCCGGCCTTCAATCCGCGCGAACAGGTAACCCATGCGCCAGTTCCAGTACATGCTGGAGTCCCCCAGGGGCGCGGACGCGGTGGTGACATCGCCGTGGTTCAGCGATTCAGGCACGCCGAGCGTGAAGCGCAGGCTGGTGTATGTGCCCTCGGGGATGGTGCCCTTCAGCACGGCGTTCATGCCCGCCGTGCCGT carries:
- a CDS encoding DUF1275 domain-containing protein; the protein is MTPTSSPPPLLIPTALAFIAGYADAVTFVGARGIFCAHVTGNFVVLAADLARHANADEWLKLATFPIFVLAVFLSTHLHRRVERSARLLLLLQAAAFGAAAAVPLAFTGNTAHWFVVVLAVVAMGMQNAMHRVAPALGPMTTVMTGNVTQWFVEKVIPGAPENVGKHRSLGLIILAFALGCLGGAFGVHHLGFAAFVAPMGLSLLVRSRL
- a CDS encoding LysR family transcriptional regulator, with protein sequence MASQPQRGWHGGSRCRLCRPSPRTWRVGDLYTKHEMLRAGLGWDNLPEHLIREDLRKGTLVVLRTTAWGNHEDSLSLLAIYRSDTVFGPAHRWLLKQLAQLCAKEARLR
- a CDS encoding di-heme enzyme codes for the protein MSRRWLCLLPTAALLGACGESTPPTVPEPTPGYVWKLPAGFPTPSVPADNPMTDAKVELGRRLFYDKRLSLNGTQACASCHEQARAFSDGRVHAVGSTGQVHRRNAQALVNVAYATSLTWANPALTTLEAQALTPLFGTEPVELGFADKEEVLLTRLREDSQLTARFAQAFPDEATPVSLATVTRALASFQRTLISGTSPYDRYLQGGAVDALSASAKRGLELFLSERLECDHCHSGFNFQDATRHEATTEPLLPFHNTGLYNEDGTGAYPATDRGLIELTGRADDMGRFKAPSLRNVAVTAPYMHDGSVATLSDALDHYAAGGRARKDNQGAPNRYQSGFVMGFTLTAQEKADLLAFLESLTDTAFLTDPRFADPTASP
- a CDS encoding metallo-mystery pair system four-Cys motif protein produces the protein MRFASFPGLALSLTFLGVTGCGDEAPTPPATRSVTIPVEARVGSESFACGRTYSKVGTSGASYEPMDFRVYVHDVRLVSDSGQEVPVTLTEDGTWQRGGVALLDFANKDGQCANGTAGMNAVLKGTIPEGTYTSLRFTLGVPESLNHGDVTTASAPLGDSSMYWNWRMGYLFARIEGRTAGVPTGYFMHLGSTDCAPPPAGQTSGTAGCAHDNRAEVRLEHFTPGSSKVVMDLAVLFADSNLDMNASVPNTAEGCMSQQEDPDCAPVFARLGLAFGDLAANPAGQRFIRAE